Proteins from a genomic interval of Geodermatophilus obscurus DSM 43160:
- a CDS encoding alpha/beta fold hydrolase, whose translation MSTPDTERPDATSVLLPGPWTHRDLSANGVRLHVAEAGEGPLVLLLHGFPEFWWAWRAQLPALAAAGFRAVAPDLRGYGGSDKPPRGYDLPTAAADVAALVRALGERDAVVVGHDWGGLVAWTMAALHPRSVRRLAVLSMAHPRQLRAALADRAQRKALRHILGFQVPRLPERRMTRADDDPVADLMRRWAGPAWTATAGFAEAVSRYRSAARIPQAAYGSMEYFRWAGRSQLRPDGLRYARRMAAPVTAPTLQLHGVLDPCVLPSSARGSGRYVAGAYQWRELPGVGHFPHEEVPGEVNAALVGWAR comes from the coding sequence GTGAGCACCCCCGACACCGAGCGACCGGACGCGACCAGCGTCCTGCTCCCCGGCCCCTGGACGCACCGCGACCTGTCGGCCAACGGCGTCCGGCTGCACGTCGCCGAGGCCGGCGAGGGCCCGCTGGTGCTGCTGCTGCACGGGTTCCCGGAGTTCTGGTGGGCCTGGCGGGCACAGCTGCCGGCCCTGGCCGCGGCCGGCTTCCGCGCCGTCGCGCCCGACCTGCGCGGCTACGGCGGCAGCGACAAGCCCCCGCGCGGCTACGACCTGCCGACCGCGGCCGCCGACGTCGCCGCACTGGTCCGCGCGCTGGGCGAGCGCGACGCCGTCGTGGTCGGCCACGACTGGGGTGGGCTGGTGGCCTGGACGATGGCCGCGCTGCACCCCCGCAGCGTCCGCCGGCTGGCCGTGCTCTCCATGGCCCACCCGCGGCAGCTGCGTGCCGCGCTGGCCGACCGGGCGCAGCGGAAGGCGCTGCGCCACATCCTCGGCTTCCAGGTGCCCCGCCTGCCCGAGCGGCGGATGACCCGGGCCGACGACGACCCGGTGGCCGACCTCATGCGCCGCTGGGCCGGGCCCGCGTGGACCGCCACCGCCGGTTTCGCCGAGGCGGTGTCCCGGTACCGGTCGGCCGCCCGCATCCCGCAGGCGGCCTACGGCTCGATGGAGTACTTCCGCTGGGCCGGCCGCTCCCAGCTGCGCCCCGACGGGCTGCGCTACGCCCGCCGGATGGCCGCTCCGGTGACCGCGCCGACGCTGCAGCTGCACGGCGTGCTCGACCCCTGCGTGCTGCCGTCGTCCGCCCGCGGGTCGGGCCGCTACGTGGCCGGCGCCTACCAGTGGCGGGAGCTGCCCGGCGTAGGACACTTCCCGCACGAGGAGGTACCGGGGGAGGTCAACGCGGCCCTGGTCGGCTGGGCCCGGTGA
- a CDS encoding (2Fe-2S)-binding protein: MTAGVQAAVAARVPGAAALGLLAPPSAVAVPAALLADADWTSARLAALGARYASDDRRVLATVWWYSASSVLLTPVLAGLVTGRPLSARLADTSVALLAGGTLVAATSSAPGGDTAAELRDALAEVVDVVAAAGRMRARPLWAIAADSLANRLLALGRALGEERRVTALAAPLAAAVGPPLPVPRYVDVAGVRFTRRVSCCLLYRLPPEPLCTSCPRRPAAEREVLLEDTAARMR, from the coding sequence GTGACGGCGGGCGTGCAGGCGGCGGTGGCCGCCCGGGTGCCGGGCGCGGCGGCGCTCGGCCTGCTGGCGCCCCCGTCCGCGGTCGCCGTCCCGGCCGCGCTGCTCGCCGACGCCGACTGGACGAGCGCGCGGCTGGCCGCGCTCGGGGCGCGGTACGCCTCCGACGACCGGCGGGTGCTGGCCACCGTGTGGTGGTACTCGGCGTCCTCGGTGCTGCTCACCCCCGTGCTGGCCGGGCTGGTCACCGGGCGGCCGTTGTCGGCCCGGCTGGCCGACACCTCCGTGGCGCTGCTGGCGGGCGGGACGCTGGTGGCCGCCACGTCGTCTGCGCCCGGCGGGGACACCGCCGCGGAGCTCCGGGACGCCCTCGCCGAGGTGGTCGACGTCGTGGCCGCGGCCGGCCGCATGCGCGCACGGCCGCTCTGGGCGATCGCCGCCGACTCGCTGGCCAACCGGCTGCTGGCCCTGGGCCGGGCGCTGGGGGAGGAGCGGCGGGTGACCGCGCTGGCCGCGCCGCTGGCGGCCGCTGTCGGACCGCCGCTCCCGGTGCCCCGCTACGTCGACGTCGCCGGCGTCCGCTTCACCCGGCGGGTGTCGTGCTGCCTCCTCTACCGGCTGCCGCCCGAGCCGCTGTGCACCTCCTGCCCGCGCCGCCCGGCCGCCGAGCGCGAGGTGCTGCTCGAGGACACCGCCGCGCGGATGCGCTGA
- a CDS encoding NUDIX hydrolase: MSAEPRQAATVLLLRNGVPGLEVYLLRRTRGMPFAGGMTAYPGGGVDPRDGDVETAWAGPSPAEWAHAFGCDERTARELVCAAVRETFEEAGVLLAGTADGGDVVPDVSGEDWEVQRQALLARELSLAELLADRGLALRSDLLRPFAHWITPPAEPRRYDTKFFAAALPVGQEARHVTGEADEVSWLTPPAALAEMAAGTRPMLPPTIHTLGQLEPFADVAAALAGSPPEPLHPICPWFADEPDGRWAVLPDGTRIRIVVPLPS; encoded by the coding sequence GTGAGCGCGGAGCCGCGGCAGGCGGCGACGGTGCTGCTGCTGCGCAACGGCGTCCCCGGGCTGGAGGTGTACCTGCTCCGGCGCACCCGCGGGATGCCGTTCGCCGGCGGGATGACCGCGTACCCGGGCGGCGGCGTCGACCCGCGGGACGGCGACGTCGAGACCGCGTGGGCGGGCCCGTCGCCCGCCGAGTGGGCGCACGCCTTCGGCTGCGACGAGCGGACCGCGCGCGAGCTGGTCTGCGCGGCGGTCCGTGAGACGTTCGAGGAGGCCGGTGTCCTGCTCGCGGGGACGGCCGACGGCGGCGACGTCGTACCGGACGTCTCGGGCGAGGACTGGGAGGTGCAGCGCCAGGCCCTGCTGGCCCGGGAGCTGTCGCTCGCCGAGCTGCTCGCCGACCGCGGGCTGGCCCTGCGCTCGGACCTGCTGCGGCCCTTCGCGCACTGGATCACCCCGCCGGCCGAGCCGCGGCGCTACGACACCAAGTTCTTCGCCGCGGCGCTGCCGGTCGGCCAGGAGGCCCGGCACGTCACCGGCGAGGCCGACGAGGTCAGCTGGCTGACGCCGCCCGCGGCACTGGCCGAGATGGCCGCCGGCACCCGGCCGATGCTGCCGCCGACGATCCACACCCTCGGGCAGCTCGAGCCCTTCGCCGACGTCGCCGCTGCCCTGGCGGGGTCGCCGCCGGAGCCGCTGCACCCGATCTGCCCGTGGTTCGCCGACGAGCCCGACGGCCGCTGGGCGGTCCTGCCCGACGGGACCCGCATCAGGATCGTGGTGCCGCTGCCCTCCTGA
- a CDS encoding Crp/Fnr family transcriptional regulator, producing MDEVLGQSGLFQGLPEEAVDPVASRLETVTLPRGRVVFNEGEPGDSLYIVLSGKIKLSRRAPDGRENVLAVMGPSDQFGELSVFDPGPRTATATAVTDVKLARMPQSVLRPWIEAHPEVGERLLHVLARRLRRTNDSVADLIFTDVPGRVAKALLQMADRFGSREGEGLRVKHDLTQEELAQLVGASRETVNKALADFVHRGWIQLQGKSVVVLDEERLRRRAR from the coding sequence GTGGACGAGGTGCTGGGTCAGTCCGGGCTCTTCCAGGGGCTGCCGGAAGAGGCGGTGGACCCGGTCGCGAGCCGCCTGGAGACCGTGACGCTCCCGCGCGGCCGTGTGGTCTTCAACGAGGGCGAGCCGGGCGACAGCCTCTACATCGTCCTCTCCGGCAAGATCAAGCTCTCCCGCCGGGCACCCGACGGCCGCGAGAACGTGCTGGCCGTGATGGGACCCTCCGACCAGTTCGGTGAGCTCTCGGTCTTCGACCCCGGCCCGCGCACCGCGACCGCCACCGCGGTCACCGACGTCAAGCTGGCCCGCATGCCGCAGTCGGTGCTGCGCCCGTGGATCGAGGCCCACCCCGAGGTCGGCGAGCGGCTGCTGCACGTGCTGGCCCGCCGGCTGCGCCGCACCAACGACTCCGTCGCCGACCTGATCTTCACCGACGTCCCCGGCCGCGTCGCCAAGGCGCTGCTGCAGATGGCCGACCGGTTCGGCAGCCGCGAGGGCGAGGGCCTGCGGGTCAAGCACGACCTGACCCAGGAGGAGCTCGCCCAGCTGGTCGGCGCCTCCCGCGAGACGGTCAACAAGGCGCTGGCCGACTTCGTGCACCGTGGCTGGATCCAGCTGCAGGGCAAGTCGGTCGTCGTCCTCGACGAGGAGCGCCTGCGCCGCCGCGCGCGGTGA
- the acs gene encoding acetate--CoA ligase, translating into MSESTELEGRRFPAPEQLAAQANVGPDAYERAAQDRLGFWAEAADRLSWAQKWDEVLDWSNPPFAKWFVGGKLNVAYNCVDRHVEAGHGEQVAYHWEGEPGDTRTITYAQLKDDVCKAANALLELGVQAGDRVAIYMPMIPEAVVAMLACARIGAVHMVVFGGFSADALASRITDSGAVLVVTSDGGYRRGSPSALKPAVDDAVARTESVRNVLVVRRTKQDVEWSEGRDLWWHDVVDRQSTEHTPEAFDAEHPLYIMYTSGTTASPKGILHTSGGYLTQVAFTHWASFDLKADTDVFWTSADIGWVTGHSYIVYGPLANRATSIMYEGTPETPHRGRWFELIEKYKVTIMYTAPTVIRTFMKWGEDIPAGFDLSSLRLLGSVGEPINPEAWLWYHKNIGGGRCPIVDTWWQTETGAHMINPLPGVTALKPGSAQTPFPGISAKVVDDEGNELGDDSSGLLVLTEPWPSMLRTIWGDDDRYVDTYWSRFGKEVYFAGDGAKKDADGDIWLLGRVDDVMNVSGHRISTTEVESSLVAHPTVAEAAVVGASDPTTGQGIVAFVILRGNAEDSGDELVQQLRTHVAKDIGPIAKPRQIMVVQELPKTRSGKIMRRLLRDIAENRELGDVTTLTDSSVMNLIKDKLPASSSED; encoded by the coding sequence ATGAGCGAGTCGACCGAGCTGGAGGGCCGCCGGTTCCCGGCGCCGGAGCAGTTGGCGGCACAGGCCAACGTGGGTCCCGACGCCTACGAGCGGGCGGCGCAGGACCGGCTGGGCTTCTGGGCGGAGGCAGCCGACCGGCTGAGCTGGGCGCAGAAGTGGGACGAGGTCCTGGACTGGAGCAACCCGCCGTTCGCCAAGTGGTTCGTCGGCGGCAAGCTCAACGTCGCCTACAACTGCGTCGACCGGCACGTCGAGGCCGGCCACGGCGAGCAGGTCGCCTACCACTGGGAGGGCGAGCCGGGCGACACCCGGACGATCACCTACGCCCAGCTCAAGGACGACGTCTGCAAGGCCGCGAACGCCCTGCTGGAGCTGGGTGTACAGGCCGGCGACCGGGTCGCCATCTACATGCCGATGATCCCGGAGGCGGTCGTCGCGATGCTGGCCTGCGCCCGCATCGGCGCCGTCCACATGGTGGTCTTCGGCGGGTTCTCCGCCGACGCGCTGGCCAGCCGGATCACCGACTCCGGTGCCGTCCTCGTCGTCACCTCCGACGGCGGCTACCGGCGCGGCTCACCCAGCGCGCTCAAGCCCGCGGTGGACGACGCGGTCGCACGCACCGAGAGCGTCCGCAACGTGCTCGTGGTCCGGCGCACCAAGCAGGACGTCGAGTGGAGCGAGGGCCGCGACCTGTGGTGGCACGACGTCGTCGACCGGCAGTCGACGGAGCACACGCCCGAGGCGTTCGACGCCGAACACCCGCTCTACATCATGTACACGTCGGGGACGACGGCCTCGCCCAAGGGCATCCTGCACACCTCCGGCGGCTACCTCACCCAGGTCGCCTTCACGCACTGGGCGTCCTTCGACCTCAAGGCCGACACCGACGTCTTCTGGACCTCCGCCGACATCGGCTGGGTCACCGGCCACAGCTACATCGTCTACGGGCCGCTGGCCAACCGGGCGACCTCGATCATGTACGAGGGGACGCCGGAGACGCCGCACCGCGGCCGCTGGTTCGAGCTCATCGAGAAGTACAAGGTCACGATCATGTACACGGCCCCCACGGTGATCCGCACCTTCATGAAGTGGGGGGAGGACATCCCGGCCGGGTTCGACCTGTCCTCGCTGCGGCTCCTCGGCTCGGTCGGCGAGCCGATCAACCCCGAGGCCTGGCTCTGGTACCACAAGAACATCGGCGGCGGCCGGTGTCCGATCGTGGACACCTGGTGGCAGACCGAGACCGGTGCCCACATGATCAACCCGCTGCCCGGCGTGACCGCCCTCAAGCCCGGCTCGGCGCAGACCCCGTTCCCCGGCATCTCGGCCAAGGTCGTCGACGACGAGGGCAACGAGCTCGGCGACGACTCGAGCGGGCTGCTGGTGCTCACCGAGCCCTGGCCGTCGATGCTGCGGACCATCTGGGGGGACGACGACCGCTACGTCGACACCTACTGGTCGCGGTTCGGCAAGGAGGTCTACTTCGCCGGGGACGGCGCCAAGAAGGACGCCGACGGCGACATCTGGCTGCTCGGCCGGGTGGACGACGTCATGAACGTGTCCGGGCACCGCATCTCCACCACCGAGGTCGAGTCCTCGCTGGTCGCGCACCCCACCGTCGCCGAGGCGGCGGTCGTCGGCGCCAGTGACCCGACCACCGGCCAGGGCATCGTCGCCTTCGTCATCCTCCGCGGGAACGCCGAGGACTCGGGCGACGAGCTGGTCCAGCAGCTGCGCACCCACGTGGCCAAGGACATCGGTCCGATCGCCAAGCCGCGCCAGATCATGGTCGTGCAGGAGCTGCCCAAGACCCGCTCCGGCAAGATCATGCGCCGGCTGCTGAGGGACATCGCCGAGAACCGCGAGCTCGGTGACGTCACGACGCTCACCGACTCCTCGGTGATGAACCTGATCAAGGACAAGCTGCCGGCGTCCTCCTCGGAGGACTGA
- the nth gene encoding endonuclease III yields the protein MSSPAYARPVPPRARRAAARGGSPFDPQETPLARTRRARRMARELAVIHPDAHCELDFTNAFELLVATVLSAQTTDKTVNRVTPVLFAKYPDAQALAGADRAELEEVLKPTGFFRAKANSVLGLAQALLERFDGEVPGRMADLVTLPGVGRKTANVVLGNAFDVPGLTVDTHFGRLVRRFGWTAEEDPVRVEAEVAELIPKREWTMFSHRVIFHGRRVCHAKKAACGACGLARWCPSYGIGPTDPEVATKLVKTPAASDTE from the coding sequence GTGTCCTCGCCCGCCTACGCCCGGCCCGTCCCGCCGCGCGCCCGCCGTGCCGCTGCCCGGGGCGGCTCCCCGTTCGACCCGCAGGAGACGCCGCTGGCGCGCACCCGGCGGGCGCGGCGGATGGCCCGCGAGCTGGCGGTGATCCACCCCGACGCGCACTGCGAGCTCGACTTCACCAACGCCTTCGAGCTGCTGGTCGCCACCGTGCTGTCGGCGCAGACCACCGACAAGACGGTCAACCGGGTCACGCCCGTGCTGTTCGCGAAGTACCCGGACGCGCAGGCACTGGCCGGCGCCGACCGCGCGGAGCTGGAGGAGGTCCTCAAGCCCACCGGCTTCTTCCGCGCCAAGGCGAACTCGGTGCTCGGCCTCGCGCAGGCGCTGCTCGAGCGGTTCGACGGCGAGGTCCCGGGCCGCATGGCCGACCTGGTCACCCTGCCCGGCGTGGGCCGCAAGACCGCCAACGTCGTCCTGGGCAACGCCTTCGACGTCCCCGGGCTCACCGTCGACACCCACTTCGGCCGGCTGGTCCGGCGGTTCGGCTGGACGGCGGAGGAGGACCCGGTCAGGGTCGAGGCCGAGGTCGCCGAGCTGATCCCCAAGCGCGAGTGGACCATGTTCAGCCACCGGGTGATCTTCCACGGCCGGCGGGTGTGCCACGCCAAGAAGGCGGCCTGCGGCGCGTGCGGCCTGGCCCGGTGGTGCCCGTCGTACGGCATCGGCCCGACCGACCCGGAGGTCGCCACGAAGCTGGTCAAGACCCCGGCCGCCTCCGACACCGAATGA
- a CDS encoding MarP family serine protease, which yields MTTGMSIVDLVLIGLALVFAFSGFRQGVIVSATSFFGFFGGAVLGAQLSRPVADRLDGTATTRVFAALVVVLAAALLGQVLAGAIGRAVRRRVTWQPAEVVDSVAGAVLSALAVLLVAWMVATPLANAPFPQVASQVKQSALVQAVDRSVPAGVRGVYDSLREAIDHNGLPDVLDPLTPTQVPDVAAPDQALRESPVVSSVQGSVVQISGVAPSCSRQIDGSGFVYAPERVMTNAHVLAGVSDPVVAAEGEEYEAIPVYVDEATDVAVLSVPGLPQVPLTFAPEPADSGDDAIIMGYPGGGGLFVGPARVRDHTDISGPDFRNEETVVRDVYALYGEVRAGNSGGPLFDPQGQVLGVVFASAIDDPLTGYALTYEQVEGAAVTGQASSSAVATGACE from the coding sequence TTGACCACCGGCATGTCGATCGTCGACCTCGTCCTCATCGGACTCGCACTGGTCTTCGCCTTCTCCGGGTTCCGCCAGGGCGTCATCGTCTCGGCCACCTCCTTCTTCGGCTTCTTCGGCGGCGCGGTGCTCGGTGCCCAGCTGTCCCGTCCGGTGGCCGACCGCCTCGACGGGACGGCGACCACCCGGGTCTTCGCCGCGCTGGTCGTCGTCCTCGCCGCGGCACTCCTCGGGCAGGTGCTGGCCGGCGCCATCGGCCGGGCGGTGCGCCGACGCGTGACGTGGCAACCGGCCGAGGTCGTCGATTCGGTGGCCGGTGCGGTGCTGTCGGCGCTCGCGGTGCTGCTCGTCGCCTGGATGGTGGCCACGCCGCTGGCCAACGCGCCGTTCCCCCAGGTCGCCAGCCAGGTGAAGCAGTCGGCGCTGGTGCAGGCGGTCGACCGCAGCGTCCCCGCCGGCGTGCGAGGCGTCTACGACTCGCTCCGGGAGGCCATCGACCACAACGGGCTGCCCGACGTCCTGGACCCGCTGACCCCCACGCAGGTCCCCGACGTCGCCGCCCCGGACCAGGCGCTGCGGGAGAGCCCCGTGGTGAGCTCCGTGCAGGGCTCGGTGGTGCAGATCAGCGGCGTCGCGCCGTCGTGCTCCCGGCAGATCGACGGCTCCGGCTTCGTCTACGCGCCGGAGCGGGTCATGACCAACGCGCACGTGCTCGCCGGCGTGAGCGACCCGGTCGTGGCCGCGGAGGGCGAGGAGTACGAGGCCATCCCGGTGTACGTGGACGAGGCGACCGACGTCGCGGTGCTCTCCGTCCCCGGGTTGCCGCAGGTGCCGCTGACCTTCGCGCCGGAGCCCGCCGACTCCGGGGACGACGCGATCATCATGGGCTACCCCGGCGGCGGTGGGCTGTTCGTCGGGCCGGCGCGGGTACGCGACCACACCGACATCAGCGGCCCGGACTTCCGCAACGAGGAAACCGTGGTCCGCGACGTCTACGCGCTCTACGGCGAGGTGCGCGCGGGCAACTCCGGCGGTCCGCTGTTCGACCCGCAGGGTCAGGTGCTCGGCGTCGTCTTCGCCTCGGCCATCGACGACCCGCTCACCGGCTACGCGCTCACCTACGAGCAGGTCGAGGGCGCGGCCGTCACCGGCCAGGCCTCGTCGTCCGCGGTGGCGACCGGCGCCTGCGAGTGA
- a CDS encoding TlpA family protein disulfide reductase yields MSTGDRTAAGVLALGLALAGCTADATEEPDGAAASPSPDPLTVLGACPEQPDRPAEGADTLPALDLACPGGGSLDLGRAPGVPTVVNLWASWCGPCREELPLVQQLADAGGDRLAVVGVISRDGAPQAASFAADAGATFPSAFDGEGELMAELGLGALPYTYLLDADGGIAHVQVGPVADVAELEGLVAEHLGVTL; encoded by the coding sequence ATGAGCACCGGCGACAGGACGGCGGCCGGCGTGCTGGCGCTGGGGCTGGCGCTGGCCGGGTGCACCGCGGACGCGACGGAGGAGCCCGACGGCGCCGCGGCGTCGCCGTCCCCCGACCCACTGACGGTCCTCGGGGCGTGCCCGGAGCAGCCCGACCGGCCGGCGGAGGGCGCGGATACGCTGCCGGCCCTGGACCTCGCCTGCCCCGGTGGGGGCTCGCTCGACCTCGGCCGGGCGCCCGGCGTACCCACCGTGGTGAACCTGTGGGCCAGCTGGTGCGGTCCCTGCCGGGAGGAGCTGCCGCTGGTGCAGCAGCTGGCCGACGCCGGCGGGGACCGGCTGGCGGTGGTCGGCGTGATCAGCCGGGACGGCGCTCCGCAGGCGGCCTCCTTCGCCGCGGACGCCGGCGCCACCTTCCCCAGCGCCTTCGACGGGGAGGGGGAGCTGATGGCCGAGCTGGGCCTGGGCGCGCTGCCCTACACCTACCTCCTCGACGCCGACGGCGGGATCGCGCACGTCCAGGTGGGCCCCGTGGCCGACGTCGCCGAGCTGGAGGGCCTGGTCGCCGAGCACCTCGGGGTGACGCTGTGA
- a CDS encoding NUDIX hydrolase, with protein sequence MTDAATPGAALPEYLRRLLDVGDDLPLRHRMPRPTATARRSAVLILFGEGPRGADVLLIEKSAHLRTHAGQPAFPGGGADPGDDYPVGTALREAEEEAGIDPDGVRVLATLPELFLGPSDNLVVPVVAWWDDPRDVTVGDPREVARVARVPLADLADPANRFRIRHPSGYVGPAFGVAGMVVWGFTGGLLDAILEAAGLARPWDATDVRPLPALGARRPQLPGTLDPTDDEDAAAPTVADPAPDGPPASTVPPR encoded by the coding sequence GTGACTGACGCGGCCACGCCCGGCGCCGCGCTGCCGGAGTACCTGCGCCGGCTGCTCGACGTGGGCGACGACCTGCCGTTGCGCCACCGGATGCCCCGGCCGACGGCGACCGCCCGCCGCTCGGCGGTCCTGATCCTCTTCGGCGAGGGTCCACGCGGCGCCGACGTCCTGTTGATCGAGAAGTCCGCGCACCTGCGCACCCACGCCGGGCAGCCGGCCTTCCCCGGCGGCGGCGCCGACCCCGGTGACGACTACCCCGTGGGCACCGCGCTGCGGGAGGCCGAGGAGGAGGCGGGCATCGACCCGGACGGCGTCCGCGTGCTGGCCACGCTGCCGGAGCTGTTCCTCGGGCCCTCGGACAACCTCGTGGTGCCGGTCGTGGCCTGGTGGGACGACCCGCGCGACGTCACCGTCGGCGACCCGCGCGAGGTCGCCCGGGTGGCACGGGTGCCGCTGGCCGACCTCGCCGACCCGGCCAACCGCTTCCGGATCCGCCACCCGTCGGGCTACGTCGGCCCGGCGTTCGGCGTCGCCGGCATGGTCGTCTGGGGCTTCACCGGCGGCCTGCTCGACGCGATCCTCGAGGCGGCCGGGCTGGCCCGGCCCTGGGACGCGACGGACGTGCGGCCGCTGCCGGCGCTCGGTGCCCGCCGCCCGCAGCTGCCCGGCACCCTCGATCCCACGGACGACGAGGACGCCGCCGCGCCGACGGTCGCCGACCCCGCACCTGACGGCCCTCCGGCAAGTACCGTTCCCCCGCGATGA
- the hflX gene encoding GTPase HflX: MPGTWLLGSEVAQDGNRDGDGGPDGARAVLLGLRDGGRGAADPLDELERLAETDGVAVVGRLVQPRDRPDPATYLGSGKVAELADLVRDRDAGLVIADGELSPAQVRNLEERLGARVVDRTALILDIFAQHARSSEGKAQVELAQLAYQLPRLTGHGVEMSRVGGGRTAGGAGIGVRGPGEQQLESRRRHLRRRMTLLRRQVQDTARRRERTRSRRRRNRVPSVALTGYTNAGKSALLNRLAGADVLVQDALFATLDPTVRRTRTPDGRPYTLTDTVGFVRHLPHQLVDAFRSTLEEVVDADLVLHVVDASAPDAMDQVTAVRGVLHEIGARDHPELLALNKVDVAPEGWLAALRAAYPDAVPVSALTGEGAEELRRAIGERLD; this comes from the coding sequence ATGCCAGGGACGTGGCTGCTGGGCAGCGAGGTCGCGCAGGACGGGAACCGCGACGGGGACGGCGGACCGGACGGCGCCCGCGCGGTGCTGCTCGGCCTGCGGGACGGCGGGCGCGGCGCGGCCGACCCGCTCGACGAGCTGGAGCGGCTGGCCGAGACCGACGGGGTGGCCGTCGTCGGCCGGCTGGTGCAGCCCCGCGACCGGCCCGACCCGGCGACCTACCTGGGGTCGGGCAAGGTGGCCGAGCTCGCCGACCTGGTGCGCGACCGCGACGCCGGCCTGGTCATCGCCGACGGCGAGCTCTCCCCCGCGCAGGTGCGCAACCTCGAGGAGCGGCTCGGCGCGCGGGTGGTCGACCGGACGGCGCTGATCCTCGACATCTTCGCCCAGCACGCGCGCAGCTCCGAGGGCAAGGCGCAGGTCGAGCTGGCCCAGCTGGCCTACCAGCTGCCGCGGCTGACCGGGCACGGCGTGGAGATGTCCCGGGTCGGTGGCGGGCGCACCGCGGGCGGCGCGGGCATCGGCGTCCGCGGCCCCGGTGAGCAGCAGCTGGAGTCGCGCCGTCGGCACCTGCGGCGGCGGATGACGCTGCTGCGCCGGCAGGTGCAGGACACCGCACGGCGGCGGGAGCGCACCCGCTCGCGGCGGCGCCGCAACCGGGTGCCCTCGGTGGCGCTCACCGGCTACACCAACGCCGGGAAGTCGGCGCTGCTGAACCGGCTCGCCGGCGCCGACGTCCTGGTGCAGGACGCGCTGTTCGCCACGCTCGACCCGACGGTCCGCCGCACCCGGACCCCCGACGGCCGGCCGTACACCCTCACCGACACCGTCGGGTTCGTCCGCCACCTGCCGCACCAGCTGGTCGACGCCTTCCGCTCCACCCTCGAGGAGGTCGTCGACGCCGACCTCGTGCTGCACGTCGTCGACGCCTCCGCGCCCGACGCCATGGACCAGGTGACCGCCGTGCGCGGGGTGCTCCACGAGATCGGCGCGCGCGACCACCCCGAGCTGCTGGCGCTCAACAAGGTGGACGTCGCCCCGGAGGGCTGGCTGGCCGCGCTGCGGGCGGCCTATCCCGACGCCGTCCCGGTGTCCGCGCTGACCGGCGAGGGCGCCGAGGAGCTGCGCCGGGCGATCGGGGAGCGGCTGGACTGA
- a CDS encoding cupredoxin domain-containing protein has product MSRRGGALLAGGVLAVTVLTGCGGGGGTAGQEAAPSSGPALGTVTTAPDGVQEVTLQTQDDYVFTPSTFTVAPGPVRLTVVNVAEQMTHNFRFTPDDGPAPIDPEIPLLTPGETRTVEFTATTPGEYGFECSFHTQLQQFGTMTVSG; this is encoded by the coding sequence ATGTCGCGACGCGGCGGCGCGCTGCTCGCCGGGGGAGTGCTGGCCGTCACCGTCCTCACCGGCTGCGGTGGCGGCGGGGGGACGGCCGGGCAGGAGGCGGCACCGTCGTCCGGTCCGGCGCTGGGCACGGTGACGACGGCGCCCGACGGCGTCCAGGAGGTCACCCTGCAGACGCAGGACGACTACGTCTTCACCCCCAGCACGTTCACCGTCGCGCCCGGCCCGGTGCGGCTCACCGTGGTCAACGTCGCCGAGCAGATGACGCACAACTTCCGCTTCACCCCGGACGACGGCCCCGCGCCGATCGACCCGGAGATCCCGCTGCTGACGCCGGGGGAGACCCGCACCGTCGAGTTCACCGCGACCACGCCCGGTGAGTACGGCTTCGAGTGCAGCTTCCACACCCAGCTGCAGCAGTTCGGCACCATGACGGTCAGCGGTTGA
- a CDS encoding phage holin family protein: protein MAHSASSNPSGARSTTRTEEPSVGALVQSAMADVSTLIRSEIELAKAEVGKSAKKAGIGAGAFGAAAVLLAFSGIFLFVTIAEFLTWLGLERWISYLIVWLLLVVLAGIAALVGRSSLKKIEKPERTIETLRDLPEVIHREAPGQRRREVPTVSNGRVQLRGSENYTV from the coding sequence GTGGCCCACAGCGCATCGTCGAACCCGTCCGGGGCACGGAGCACCACCCGCACGGAGGAGCCCTCCGTCGGCGCCCTGGTGCAGAGCGCCATGGCCGACGTCTCGACGCTGATCCGCAGCGAGATCGAGTTGGCCAAGGCCGAGGTCGGCAAGTCGGCGAAGAAGGCCGGGATCGGGGCCGGGGCCTTCGGCGCGGCCGCAGTCCTGCTCGCCTTCTCCGGCATCTTCCTGTTCGTCACCATCGCCGAGTTCCTCACCTGGTTGGGGCTGGAGCGGTGGATCTCCTACCTGATCGTGTGGCTGCTGCTGGTGGTGCTGGCCGGCATCGCCGCCCTCGTGGGTCGCAGTTCGCTGAAGAAGATCGAGAAGCCCGAGCGGACGATCGAGACGCTGCGCGACCTGCCCGAGGTCATCCACCGCGAGGCGCCCGGCCAGCGTCGCCGTGAGGTGCCAACCGTCAGCAACGGCCGCGTGCAGCTGCGCGGCAGCGAGAACTACACCGTCTGA